In the genome of Coraliomargarita algicola, one region contains:
- a CDS encoding UDP-2,3-diacylglucosamine diphosphatase, with product MKKTTLSYKTIILSDVHLGTEDCKIDEVNHFLKHTHCEKLVLNGDIIDGWSLARHGGWNEKHTRFIRLVLKKLEKRNTEVIYLRGNHDDILTRFLPLFFGKLRIVNEHIHEGSKGNYLVVHGDGFDAVTMNHKWLAVLGDIGYQSLLKLNRVYNKDRAWRGKEYFSLSKAIKARVKSAVSFVGKYEEQLQSFAEKRNCAGIICGHIHTPDNKMIGNTHYLNSGDWVESLTALVEYEDGRFEVIGYPEFCRRLDEKTQLKALKKLAAGEADLAPVEEDDLEMNMPLPFAS from the coding sequence ATGAAAAAAACGACCCTTTCCTATAAAACGATTATCCTCTCCGATGTCCACTTGGGCACCGAGGATTGCAAGATCGACGAGGTCAACCACTTCCTCAAACATACCCACTGTGAGAAGCTGGTGCTTAACGGCGACATCATCGATGGCTGGAGTCTAGCCCGCCATGGCGGTTGGAATGAAAAGCACACACGCTTCATCCGCTTAGTGCTCAAAAAGCTGGAAAAGCGCAACACCGAGGTTATTTACCTGCGCGGCAATCACGACGATATTCTCACGCGCTTCCTCCCCCTCTTTTTCGGCAAGCTGCGCATCGTTAACGAGCACATCCACGAGGGCAGCAAGGGTAACTATTTGGTCGTGCATGGCGATGGCTTCGACGCGGTCACCATGAATCACAAATGGCTGGCAGTATTAGGCGACATCGGCTATCAAAGCCTACTCAAACTCAACCGAGTTTACAATAAGGACCGTGCATGGCGCGGCAAAGAATACTTCTCTTTAAGCAAAGCAATCAAGGCACGCGTCAAATCAGCTGTCAGCTTTGTGGGCAAATATGAGGAACAGCTGCAAAGCTTCGCAGAGAAGCGCAATTGCGCAGGCATCATTTGCGGCCACATTCATACTCCCGACAACAAAATGATCGGCAACACCCACTATCTGAATTCCGGCGACTGGGTGGAATCCTTGACTGCTCTGGTCGAATACGAGGACGGACGCTTCGAGGTGATCGGCTATCCGGAATTTTGCCGACGTTTGGATGAGAAAACACAGCTCAAAGCTTTGAAAAAGCTCGCTGCAGGCGAAGCCGACCTCGCCCCGGTTGAGGAAGACGACCTAGAAATGAACATGCCGCTGCCATTTGCCTCCTAA
- a CDS encoding DUF971 domain-containing protein, with product MKPKDIQLIGSELAIVWEDGSESYFPTEFLRKHSPSAQNKGEVDILGNQYGGNGPTEFPGVTITGWDFQGNYAFRPIFSDGHSSGLFSWEYLRKLESELQ from the coding sequence ATGAAACCTAAAGACATCCAATTAATCGGCAGCGAACTCGCAATCGTATGGGAAGACGGCAGTGAAAGCTATTTCCCCACCGAATTCCTTCGCAAGCACTCCCCCAGCGCACAAAACAAGGGCGAGGTCGACATCCTCGGAAATCAATACGGAGGCAATGGTCCGACAGAGTTCCCCGGCGTGACAATTACTGGCTGGGATTTTCAGGGAAATTACGCCTTCCGCCCGATCTTTAGCGACGGCCACAGCAGCGGATTATTCAGCTGGGAATACCTTAGAAAACTAGAATCCGAGTTACAGTAA
- the metF gene encoding methylenetetrahydrofolate reductase [NAD(P)H]: MSEISLKQRLNSGSPLFSIEFFPPKTDASADQLLRTAEALKAYAPDFASITYGAGGSTRSRTLKYARHLREDYGYAVMPHLTCVGHSRDELRGIIEEFRDAGLGQIMALRGDPPKGESNFKPHPDGLHYANELVSLIHASYPECTVGVAGYPEVHPEAPSADIDLLNLKRKVDCGAHFVTTQLFFDNNKYFDFVERAREAQINIPILPGLMCVSSREQALRFCDMCGTSMPAELEQQLSAAGEDSAAVEAVGTNWVFNQARELLERGAPGIHLYILNRKGPAVELMEKLKLAGFYQA; the protein is encoded by the coding sequence ATGTCAGAAATTTCTCTTAAGCAACGCCTGAACTCAGGCTCCCCACTCTTTTCGATCGAGTTTTTTCCGCCCAAAACGGATGCGTCTGCGGATCAGTTATTACGCACAGCCGAAGCACTGAAGGCCTATGCACCCGACTTCGCATCGATCACCTACGGAGCTGGTGGCAGCACACGTAGTCGCACGCTTAAATATGCACGTCACCTACGTGAGGATTATGGCTATGCCGTAATGCCCCACCTAACCTGCGTGGGCCACTCCCGCGACGAGCTACGGGGCATAATCGAAGAATTCCGCGATGCTGGCCTTGGGCAAATAATGGCACTACGCGGCGACCCACCCAAGGGCGAAAGTAACTTCAAGCCACACCCGGACGGCCTGCACTACGCCAACGAGCTGGTCAGCCTCATCCATGCAAGCTACCCGGAATGCACGGTAGGTGTCGCCGGCTACCCAGAAGTTCACCCTGAGGCTCCCTCCGCTGACATCGACTTACTCAACCTAAAGCGTAAAGTCGACTGCGGCGCACATTTTGTCACCACGCAGCTCTTTTTCGACAACAACAAATACTTCGATTTCGTCGAGCGCGCCCGCGAGGCCCAAATCAACATCCCGATCCTACCAGGCCTAATGTGCGTCAGCTCGCGCGAGCAAGCCCTTCGCTTCTGCGACATGTGCGGCACCTCCATGCCAGCCGAACTCGAGCAGCAACTCAGCGCAGCTGGCGAGGATAGCGCAGCCGTCGAAGCTGTTGGCACCAATTGGGTATTCAACCAAGCCCGTGAACTCCTGGAACGCGGTGCCCCCGGCATTCACCTCTACATCCTCAATCGTAAGGGCCCCGCAGTTGAACTCATGGAGAAACTAAAACTTGCGGGCTTTTACCAAGCATAA
- a CDS encoding division/cell wall cluster transcriptional repressor MraZ: MSANNTGKFFGEYRHSVDDKGRLTIPSQWRPKLDSEDNNFLALPSLTEKSVTVYPPRMIEQLYERFSQISMGNKDGQRAIRRVMSMAQNFSFDRQGRIHLNEKLIKHAGLGKSVVLLGEASKFMIYDEALYDQLMAEDEESDDLAEIAKDFGF, encoded by the coding sequence ATGAGCGCAAACAACACAGGGAAATTTTTTGGCGAATACCGTCATAGTGTAGATGACAAGGGGCGTCTCACTATCCCGTCGCAGTGGCGTCCGAAGCTCGATTCCGAAGATAACAATTTTCTAGCTTTGCCCAGCTTGACAGAAAAGTCGGTGACGGTGTATCCGCCCCGGATGATTGAGCAGCTGTATGAGCGATTCTCTCAGATCAGTATGGGGAATAAGGACGGTCAGCGTGCGATTCGTCGAGTGATGTCGATGGCGCAGAACTTCTCCTTCGATCGGCAGGGGCGCATTCATTTGAATGAAAAACTCATCAAGCACGCCGGATTGGGGAAGTCGGTGGTATTACTTGGCGAAGCATCCAAGTTTATGATCTACGACGAAGCCCTCTATGATCAATTGATGGCTGAGGATGAGGAAAGTGATGACTTGGCCGAAATCGCGAAAGACTTCGGTTTCTAA
- the rsmH gene encoding 16S rRNA (cytosine(1402)-N(4))-methyltransferase RsmH yields MSSSSDDAVTPATASGHVPVLLNETLELLAPRTGIKLLDGTFGGGGHTRALLEAADDVTVVALDRDPAALARAEALKAEFGDRFRLYHMNFGDLGDLDESGFHGILFDFGLSSFQLDTEERGFSFRYDAPVDMRMNPNEGISAAEFLETADEESLVRAVRNYGEEPRVRRVVKAIIDARGTGALQRTQSLAALISEAVGPTPRGRKAVHPATRTFQGIRVEINNELSAIERGLPAAFDRLLPDGVLAAISFHSLEDRIVKRFCRKMAGRPEHSHDSRTQDERVVRATMISTRPISPSESEIAMNPRSRSARLRAVRKIS; encoded by the coding sequence ATGTCTTCTTCTTCCGATGATGCCGTAACGCCTGCCACCGCGAGTGGCCATGTTCCCGTTTTATTAAATGAAACGCTGGAACTACTTGCCCCGCGTACAGGCATCAAGCTCTTGGATGGAACTTTTGGAGGAGGCGGTCATACCCGTGCGCTGTTAGAGGCGGCGGATGATGTGACTGTGGTTGCGCTGGATCGTGATCCTGCAGCCTTGGCGCGGGCGGAGGCCTTGAAGGCTGAATTTGGAGATCGGTTCCGCCTTTATCATATGAATTTTGGTGATTTGGGTGATTTGGATGAATCCGGGTTTCATGGCATTCTCTTTGATTTCGGTTTGTCTTCTTTTCAGTTAGACACCGAGGAGCGTGGATTTTCTTTTCGTTACGACGCGCCGGTAGACATGCGTATGAATCCGAACGAGGGGATCAGTGCTGCCGAATTTTTGGAGACGGCTGATGAAGAGTCATTAGTGCGTGCTGTGCGCAATTATGGTGAAGAGCCACGTGTGCGACGGGTGGTTAAAGCGATTATAGATGCGCGTGGCACTGGAGCGTTGCAACGCACGCAGTCCCTGGCTGCGTTGATTAGCGAGGCCGTTGGACCGACGCCCCGTGGACGCAAGGCTGTGCATCCTGCCACACGCACTTTTCAGGGTATTAGGGTTGAGATAAATAATGAGTTGAGCGCGATCGAACGTGGCCTTCCGGCTGCGTTTGATCGCCTCTTACCAGACGGTGTGCTGGCTGCGATTAGCTTTCATTCATTGGAGGACCGTATCGTGAAGCGCTTTTGTCGTAAAATGGCAGGACGGCCAGAGCACTCTCACGATAGTCGCACGCAAGATGAGCGTGTCGTGCGCGCCACTATGATCTCCACACGTCCCATCAGCCCGAGTGAATCTGAAATTGCTATGAATCCTCGCAGCCGTAGTGCGCGCTTACGCGCAGTGCGTAAAATCTCTTAA
- a CDS encoding peptidoglycan D,D-transpeptidase FtsI family protein, whose translation MSKAFVSSGRSLLIALAVACAFCVLLGRLFYLHVWDQAELLEFVEGNRKMINVVEARRGNIVDTRGNLLATTRTTYNIGVDPQAIRESDLDKLPQLAQILATPLAEIEEKIDRKTRKVSEDSKEVRLIRWAVLAKEVDEATHDAVQALGIRAIYGNQSHSRAYPAGQLAAHVLGYVNKEETPVTGIERYFDYYLRGQDGWRETERDGKRHELAQYREREVEPTEGLNVELSIDQMVQHIVEAEISRIADEYAPQGISVIVSQPTTGAVLAMANYPSYDPNEFYNTEKYPISWQRNRALTDVFEPGSTFKIVPAAAALNEGLVHPEDMFQTGVKRVSYKGRTLSLPDDHHIYESLSVHDIVMKSSNRGAAHLGLLLGEQRLYNYSASFGFGETTGCDLGGEISGTLHEPRNWDGLTITRLPMGHAISATPMQVHSAMSVIANQGVLMEPMLAKRIFDENGQDVIRFKPKARRRVISTEVAHTVASMLSDVVGDEGTARRAGIENYDVAGKTGTTQKIVNGQYSRQHHVASFSGFFPAENPSLVITVVVDDPQSSGVGYGGAVAAPAFRNIAEACIAYLGIRPARSDASFVNLLPSIYDRTSRVSN comes from the coding sequence ATGAGTAAGGCCTTCGTATCCAGTGGGCGATCTCTATTGATCGCTTTAGCAGTGGCTTGTGCCTTCTGCGTATTGCTGGGGCGCTTATTCTATCTGCATGTTTGGGATCAGGCGGAGTTGCTCGAATTTGTAGAGGGAAATCGCAAGATGATCAACGTGGTGGAAGCACGTCGGGGGAACATTGTGGATACTCGGGGCAATCTACTCGCGACCACGCGTACCACGTATAATATCGGGGTTGATCCTCAGGCCATTCGTGAGAGTGACTTAGACAAGCTGCCGCAGCTGGCTCAGATTTTAGCGACTCCATTGGCCGAGATTGAAGAGAAGATCGATCGTAAGACGCGTAAAGTATCTGAAGACAGTAAAGAAGTGCGCCTGATCCGTTGGGCTGTGCTGGCTAAGGAAGTGGATGAAGCGACGCACGATGCTGTGCAGGCCCTTGGGATACGTGCTATTTATGGGAATCAGAGTCATTCACGTGCGTATCCTGCTGGGCAACTCGCAGCACATGTGTTGGGCTACGTAAATAAGGAAGAGACTCCTGTTACCGGTATCGAACGTTATTTTGATTATTATTTACGAGGGCAAGATGGTTGGCGTGAAACTGAGCGCGATGGTAAACGGCATGAACTTGCCCAATATCGTGAACGTGAAGTCGAGCCGACTGAGGGTCTCAACGTAGAGTTAAGCATCGATCAAATGGTGCAACATATTGTTGAGGCTGAAATCAGTCGCATTGCCGATGAGTATGCTCCTCAGGGGATCAGTGTGATCGTGAGTCAGCCCACGACCGGGGCGGTGCTTGCTATGGCCAACTACCCGAGCTACGATCCCAATGAATTTTATAATACCGAGAAATACCCTATCAGTTGGCAGCGCAATCGCGCTTTGACTGACGTCTTTGAGCCTGGGTCTACATTTAAGATCGTGCCAGCTGCAGCTGCTTTGAATGAAGGCCTGGTTCATCCTGAGGATATGTTCCAGACGGGCGTGAAGCGTGTTAGCTATAAGGGACGCACACTTTCATTGCCAGACGATCACCATATATACGAAAGCTTATCGGTGCACGATATCGTGATGAAGTCTAGTAACCGAGGTGCTGCGCATCTAGGTCTACTACTGGGCGAGCAACGTCTGTATAATTATTCGGCCAGTTTTGGCTTTGGTGAAACGACTGGTTGTGACCTGGGTGGCGAAATTTCGGGTACGCTGCATGAGCCGCGTAACTGGGACGGGCTCACGATTACACGTCTTCCTATGGGGCACGCGATTAGTGCGACGCCTATGCAAGTGCATTCTGCAATGTCAGTAATCGCGAATCAGGGGGTGCTCATGGAGCCGATGCTGGCGAAACGTATCTTTGATGAAAACGGGCAGGATGTGATTCGTTTCAAGCCTAAGGCTAGGCGTCGCGTAATTTCCACTGAAGTGGCACATACTGTTGCTTCTATGTTGTCCGATGTGGTGGGGGACGAAGGGACCGCACGTCGTGCAGGTATTGAAAATTACGATGTCGCAGGTAAGACGGGCACCACGCAGAAAATCGTGAATGGGCAATATTCCCGTCAGCATCACGTCGCTTCCTTTAGCGGCTTTTTTCCGGCGGAAAACCCATCACTGGTTATTACAGTGGTGGTAGATGATCCTCAGTCTAGTGGAGTCGGCTACGGAGGTGCAGTTGCCGCACCTGCCTTTCGCAATATTGCAGAAGCCTGTATCGCCTACTTGGGCATTCGCCCCGCTAGGTCGGACGCATCCTTTGTTAATTTACTGCCATCCATATATGATCGGACTAGCCGAGTTTCAAATTAG